The following are encoded in a window of Chionomys nivalis chromosome X, mChiNiv1.1, whole genome shotgun sequence genomic DNA:
- the LOC130867404 gene encoding nuclear inhibitor of protein phosphatase 1-like, protein MGGKDDELKGLLGLPEGETRLDNLTDNTAHNKRISALTLEEGNPDFQRPERKRKNSRVTFNEEDEIINPEDVDPSVGRFWNMVQTAVVPVKKKRMECSGSLGLEETGSRRIQNFAFSGGLYGSLPPTHSETGSQSHGIHGTALIGGLPMPYPNLAPDVDLTPVVPLAVTINSTPNPAVYNPEAVNEPKMKKYAKEA, encoded by the coding sequence ATGGGTGGAAAGGATGATGAACTCAAGGGTTTGCTGGGACTTCCAGAAGGGGAGACCAGGCTTGATAACTTGACAGATAACACTGCCCACAACAAACGGATTTCAGCTCTCACTCTTGAGGAGGGAAATCCGGACTttcagagaccagagaggaagaggaagaactcACGGGTGACTTTCAATGAGGAAGATGAGATCATCAACCCAGAGGATGTGGATCCCTCTGTCGGTCGCTTCTGGAACATGGTGCAGACTGCAGTGGTTCCAGTCAAGAAGAAACGGATGGAGTGCTCTGGCTCTCTGGgcctggaggagacaggaagcaggCGCATACAGAACTTTGCCTTCAGCGGAGGACTATACGGGAGCCTGCCCCCCACACATAGTGAAACAGGCTCCCAATCGCATGGCATCCATGGGACAGCACTCATTGGTGGCTTGCCAATGCCATACCCGAACCTCGCCCCTGATGTGGACTTGACTCCTGTTGTGCCGTTGGCAGTGACCATAAACTCCACACCAAACCCTGCAGTCTATAACCCTGAAGCTGTAAACGAACCCAAGATGAAGAAATACGCAAAGGAGGCTTGA